In the genome of Microbacterium endophyticum, one region contains:
- a CDS encoding phage holin family protein — translation MGFLIRVVINAFAIWVVTLIPALQVSIIAFAPGETLQLVLTLLLVAAIFALVNTIIGTVVKVLAFPLYILTLGLISLVINGFLLWLTAWFTGFWTWGLRVEDFWWGVVAGVVISLINWIFGLILRPQRQD, via the coding sequence ATGGGCTTCCTCATCCGTGTCGTCATCAATGCGTTTGCAATCTGGGTTGTCACGCTTATTCCCGCCCTGCAAGTGAGCATCATCGCCTTCGCGCCCGGCGAGACTCTGCAGCTCGTACTCACGCTGCTGCTCGTTGCTGCGATCTTCGCTCTCGTGAATACGATCATCGGCACCGTGGTGAAGGTGCTGGCTTTTCCGCTCTACATCTTGACGCTCGGGCTCATCTCACTCGTCATCAACGGTTTCTTGCTGTGGCTGACGGCATGGTTCACGGGCTTTTGGACGTGGGGGCTGCGCGTCGAAGACTTCTGGTGGGGTGTCGTCGCTGGGGTCGTGATCTCGCTCATCAACTGGATTTTCGGACTCATCCTTCGGCCACAGCGTCAGGACTGA
- a CDS encoding metal ABC transporter solute-binding protein, Zn/Mn family translates to MPPKVKPLALVAVAAVSALALAGCSSTSSSPAATDDNSFSLVTSTNVYGDIAQQIAGDGVTVTPIIASAAQDPHEYEATAGDQLTVQSADLIVSNGGGYDSFIDTMIDASGSTAPVIVAAEYSHSWPGEEADEHTTDSLEDDPHAEEEHDHDHIEGFNEHVWYDPHTIEHVAEAIAQELSTQLPDQADTFAANLAAFESQIAELETSLDEIKSAHEGESVFYTEPVPGYLVAAAGLENATPDAFSEAVEEGQDVPPATLLEAKTAIESGDVKVLIANAQTGGAETTQVIDVANAQGIPVLEFTETLPDGETYIQWMQENVAALAGALDK, encoded by the coding sequence ATGCCTCCCAAAGTCAAACCCCTCGCGTTGGTCGCCGTCGCGGCCGTTTCGGCCCTCGCACTCGCTGGATGCTCTTCGACAAGCTCCAGCCCCGCGGCAACTGACGACAACTCGTTCAGTCTCGTGACATCGACGAACGTCTACGGCGACATCGCTCAGCAGATCGCAGGCGACGGCGTAACGGTGACGCCGATCATCGCGTCCGCGGCCCAAGACCCTCACGAGTACGAGGCGACCGCCGGTGACCAGCTCACGGTGCAAAGCGCCGATCTGATCGTCTCGAATGGCGGCGGGTACGACTCGTTCATCGACACGATGATCGACGCTTCCGGCTCAACGGCTCCCGTCATCGTCGCCGCCGAGTATTCACACTCATGGCCGGGCGAGGAAGCAGACGAGCACACGACGGATTCGCTCGAAGACGACCCGCACGCTGAAGAAGAGCACGACCACGACCACATCGAGGGTTTCAACGAGCACGTCTGGTACGACCCTCACACGATCGAACATGTCGCAGAGGCGATTGCGCAGGAGCTGTCAACGCAGCTGCCAGACCAGGCCGACACTTTTGCCGCTAACCTCGCGGCCTTCGAATCTCAGATCGCGGAACTCGAAACGAGCCTCGATGAGATCAAGAGCGCTCATGAGGGCGAATCTGTGTTCTACACCGAGCCGGTGCCGGGGTACCTCGTCGCTGCGGCTGGACTCGAAAATGCCACACCGGATGCCTTCAGCGAAGCCGTCGAAGAGGGTCAGGACGTGCCACCGGCAACACTGCTCGAAGCGAAGACCGCGATCGAATCTGGTGACGTCAAAGTACTCATCGCCAACGCGCAGACCGGTGGAGCCGAAACGACTCAGGTCATCGATGTGGCGAATGCGCAGGGAATTCCTGTGCTCGAGTTCACAGAAACGCTCCCGGACGGCGAGACTTACATTCAATGGATGCAGGAGAACGTAGCCGCCCTCGCCGGCGCGCTAGACAAGTGA
- a CDS encoding Fur family transcriptional regulator, whose amino-acid sequence MVQRNTWQRERVREELASESGFVSAQSLHARLRDDNTGIGLATVYRALAGLAASGEADSLQSPEGESLYRACSTSGHHHHLICRRCGLTVEIAATDVEQWAHDTAAAHGFSDAEHVVDIFGLCESCTRIAANESDAR is encoded by the coding sequence ATGGTTCAGCGCAATACGTGGCAGCGCGAGCGTGTACGCGAAGAGCTCGCTTCGGAGAGTGGTTTCGTGAGCGCGCAGTCTCTGCACGCCCGTTTGCGTGACGACAACACGGGAATCGGGCTTGCGACGGTCTACCGGGCTCTCGCGGGTCTTGCGGCAAGCGGCGAGGCAGACTCGCTGCAGAGCCCCGAAGGCGAAAGCCTCTATCGAGCCTGTTCGACGAGCGGTCACCACCATCACTTGATCTGTCGCCGGTGCGGGCTCACGGTAGAAATCGCCGCAACCGACGTGGAGCAGTGGGCACACGATACGGCAGCCGCTCACGGTTTCAGCGACGCCGAACACGTCGTCGACATCTTCGGACTGTGTGAGTCGTGCACGCGAATTGCTGCAAATGAGTCTGACGCGCGCTGA
- a CDS encoding TIGR03943 family putative permease subunit, with protein MRWLGVGTAAVLSVVTIALTLSGQLSLYINPDSTWFTVGMSVFVLIGAVASFTLPLGAEEEHGHDHGDADPEHDHDHDQPAWRVTPGGIAAVSGGVVASGIVISMLVFPAATLSTELAMSRDVGAPQLFGGSDAVTLASTGDTSQFGVGDWASVFATATNPDAFEGDTVTLTGFVTPADDTGDFRLSRLVITHCVIDAQQASLAISAEASVPATGQWVEISGTIRESETGTLEIVASDVSAIDEPQDPYEY; from the coding sequence GTGCGTTGGCTCGGTGTCGGCACGGCAGCTGTGTTGTCTGTTGTGACGATTGCGTTGACGCTGTCGGGTCAGCTCTCGCTATATATCAACCCCGATTCCACGTGGTTCACGGTGGGCATGTCGGTGTTCGTCCTGATCGGCGCCGTTGCAAGCTTCACGTTGCCGCTGGGCGCCGAAGAAGAACATGGCCACGACCACGGCGACGCAGACCCCGAGCACGATCACGATCACGATCAGCCTGCGTGGCGCGTCACTCCGGGTGGGATTGCCGCTGTCAGCGGTGGTGTCGTGGCGTCAGGCATCGTGATCTCCATGCTGGTGTTTCCCGCGGCGACGTTGTCGACCGAGCTTGCGATGTCACGTGATGTCGGTGCGCCGCAATTGTTTGGCGGTTCGGATGCTGTCACCCTAGCTTCGACGGGCGACACATCGCAGTTCGGCGTCGGTGACTGGGCCAGTGTTTTCGCCACCGCAACGAACCCCGACGCATTCGAAGGCGACACCGTCACACTCACCGGCTTCGTGACACCAGCGGATGACACGGGTGACTTTCGTCTGTCGCGCCTCGTCATCACGCACTGCGTCATTGACGCGCAGCAAGCAAGTCTCGCGATATCAGCGGAGGCCTCGGTGCCCGCGACAGGGCAGTGGGTGGAGATCTCCGGCACGATTCGCGAGAGCGAAACCGGCACGCTAGAGATCGTCGCGAGTGACGTATCGGCGATCGACGAGCCGCAGGACCCCTATGAGTACTAG
- a CDS encoding metal ABC transporter permease has protein sequence MNWSDIGDALFGGVAQYGAILELVQNSLWAGAALGLVGGLIGVFIMQRDMAFAVHGISELSFAGAAAALLLGFDVVTGSIVGSVLAAAIIGWLGSRARDRNSIIGVLMPFGLGLGILFLSLYSGRSANRFSLLTGQIVSVQSSQLTWLIVISAVVLIGLLVIWRPLRFDSLDPQSAAARGVPTRTVSLLFMLLLGLVVAVAVHIIGALLVMALLVTPAAAAMRVAHGPLIVPLLSAVFGLVSAVGGILLAVAGTLPVSPYITTISFAIYLVCRVIGARKDSTMRAA, from the coding sequence ATGAACTGGTCTGACATCGGCGATGCCCTTTTCGGCGGCGTTGCGCAGTACGGCGCGATCCTCGAGCTGGTGCAAAACTCGCTGTGGGCGGGAGCGGCTCTCGGCCTTGTCGGCGGACTCATCGGCGTGTTCATCATGCAGCGCGACATGGCTTTCGCGGTGCATGGCATCAGTGAGCTGTCGTTCGCCGGTGCCGCGGCTGCACTGCTGCTCGGCTTCGATGTCGTGACGGGTTCGATCGTCGGCTCGGTGCTCGCGGCGGCGATCATCGGATGGCTGGGCTCTCGCGCGCGCGACCGCAACTCGATCATCGGGGTGCTCATGCCATTCGGGCTAGGGCTCGGCATCCTGTTTCTCTCGCTGTACAGCGGGCGCAGTGCCAACCGGTTCAGCCTGCTGACAGGACAGATCGTCTCGGTGCAGTCCTCTCAGCTGACCTGGCTCATTGTGATCAGCGCAGTCGTCCTCATCGGGCTGCTTGTGATTTGGCGCCCATTGCGGTTCGACTCACTCGACCCGCAGTCCGCCGCGGCCCGAGGGGTTCCCACTCGAACCGTCTCGTTGCTGTTCATGCTGCTGCTCGGCTTGGTTGTCGCTGTCGCCGTTCACATCATCGGCGCTCTCCTTGTGATGGCACTGTTGGTCACCCCCGCGGCGGCAGCGATGCGCGTCGCACACGGGCCACTCATCGTGCCCCTGCTCTCGGCGGTATTCGGCTTGGTATCAGCGGTCGGTGGAATCTTGCTGGCCGTGGCGGGCACTCTGCCGGTGAGCCCGTACATCACGACGATTTCATTCGCGATCTACCTGGTCTGTCGCGTGATCGGTGCACGCAAAGACAGCACGATGCGCGCCGCATGA
- a CDS encoding permease, with amino-acid sequence MSLTRADTRASVSTRGWTIGAGVGLAAVAALFLIDRFAPTFFAASLPNRAQDGLTLAISVLIESLPFVALGVILSIVVQVWVPPGVIERWMPRRAWARRAVLSLLGMLIPVCECGNVPFARGLLIRGFGVAETLAFLIAAPIVNPIVIITTHAAFGFSDGILIARLVGGYLIANLIGWLYSRHPSPDALLTDRFRDTCVLVSGETGGKGRRSIAQFVIELRAVMPALIIGSAIAGAVQVIVPRAALLEIGSNPVYSIAAMILLAMVVSICSNVDSFFVLSFASTFTPGSIVAFLLVGPLVDVKMLALLRTTFTARTLIGLVAVVIPFAFVVALVVNFVG; translated from the coding sequence ATGAGTCTGACGCGCGCTGATACACGTGCGTCGGTTTCCACCCGCGGTTGGACGATTGGCGCAGGTGTTGGTCTCGCCGCTGTGGCCGCACTATTTCTGATTGATCGATTCGCACCAACATTCTTTGCGGCGTCGCTGCCGAATCGTGCCCAAGACGGCTTGACGCTTGCGATCAGCGTGCTCATCGAGTCGCTGCCATTCGTTGCGCTCGGTGTCATCCTGTCGATCGTTGTCCAGGTCTGGGTTCCGCCCGGTGTGATCGAGCGATGGATGCCGCGCCGAGCGTGGGCCCGGCGCGCCGTTCTCTCGCTTCTCGGTATGTTGATCCCGGTTTGTGAGTGCGGCAATGTGCCGTTTGCGCGCGGTCTCCTGATCCGCGGATTCGGCGTCGCGGAGACGCTCGCGTTTCTGATCGCCGCACCCATCGTCAACCCGATCGTCATCATCACGACTCATGCCGCGTTCGGTTTCAGTGACGGCATCCTCATTGCACGACTTGTCGGTGGTTATCTCATCGCGAACCTCATCGGATGGCTGTACAGCCGGCATCCCTCACCTGACGCCCTCCTGACAGATCGCTTTCGCGACACCTGCGTACTTGTCTCGGGCGAAACCGGTGGCAAGGGCCGCCGAAGCATCGCCCAGTTCGTCATCGAGTTGCGCGCTGTCATGCCGGCGTTGATCATCGGGTCGGCGATTGCGGGTGCAGTCCAGGTGATTGTGCCGCGCGCGGCGTTGCTCGAAATCGGTTCGAACCCGGTCTATTCGATTGCCGCGATGATCCTGCTGGCAATGGTCGTGTCTATTTGCTCCAACGTCGACTCGTTCTTCGTCCTGTCTTTCGCGTCGACGTTTACGCCCGGCTCCATCGTCGCTTTCTTGCTGGTAGGACCGCTCGTCGATGTCAAAATGCTGGCGCTGTTGCGTACCACTTTCACGGCCCGAACCTTGATCGGCCTCGTGGCCGTGGTCATTCCGTTCGCCTTCGTTGTCGCGCTGGTGGTGAACTTCGTTGGTTAA
- a CDS encoding thiamine pyrophosphate-dependent dehydrogenase E1 component subunit alpha: MSPTAAAEPYLDAVDALTDAELETFYRDMALARAFDRQATNLQRQGQLALWPPSFGQEAAQVGSARAARAQDHIFPSYREHAVCMIRGVDPLDIIRLMRGVTHGGWDPFDPKNGNTHIYTLVLASQTLHATGFATGLVYDKKQGTGNLDTDEAVIVYYGDGASSQGDVHEAMVFAASTQTPQVFFLQNNQWAISVPVATQSRAPLYRRGEGYGMPSIQVDGNDVLANYAVTRAALDGARVGGGPRAIEAVTYRRGAHTTSDDPTKYRTAEEEEAWALRDPILRMRAFLENRGASESFFTDIDAEGDDLAEDARARTVALGGIPADSMFANVYSEPHPVIEEQRAWLARYEASMGEDAS; the protein is encoded by the coding sequence ATGAGCCCGACGGCCGCCGCTGAGCCCTATCTCGACGCGGTCGATGCCCTCACCGATGCCGAGCTCGAGACCTTCTACCGCGATATGGCGTTGGCCAGGGCGTTTGATCGCCAGGCCACGAACCTGCAGCGCCAGGGGCAGCTTGCCCTGTGGCCGCCGTCGTTCGGTCAAGAAGCCGCACAGGTCGGGTCAGCCCGCGCTGCGCGAGCGCAAGACCACATTTTTCCGTCGTACCGCGAGCACGCTGTGTGCATGATTCGTGGAGTCGACCCACTCGACATCATCCGCCTAATGCGCGGCGTCACCCACGGTGGATGGGATCCGTTCGATCCCAAAAACGGAAACACTCACATTTACACGCTCGTGCTGGCTTCGCAGACGCTGCACGCCACAGGCTTTGCGACGGGCCTTGTCTACGACAAGAAGCAGGGCACCGGAAACCTCGACACCGACGAAGCCGTCATCGTCTACTACGGCGACGGCGCATCGAGTCAGGGCGACGTACACGAGGCGATGGTGTTCGCCGCGAGCACCCAAACTCCGCAGGTGTTTTTCTTGCAGAACAACCAATGGGCAATCTCGGTGCCGGTGGCAACCCAGTCGCGCGCACCGCTCTACCGCCGCGGCGAGGGATACGGCATGCCGTCGATCCAGGTCGACGGCAACGACGTGCTCGCGAACTACGCGGTGACTCGTGCCGCGCTCGATGGCGCTCGCGTGGGCGGCGGCCCGAGAGCGATCGAAGCCGTCACCTACCGCCGCGGGGCCCACACGACGAGCGATGACCCCACGAAGTACCGCACCGCAGAAGAAGAAGAGGCCTGGGCACTTCGCGACCCGATCCTCCGCATGCGCGCATTCCTCGAGAACCGCGGCGCTTCGGAGAGCTTCTTCACCGACATCGATGCCGAAGGCGATGACCTCGCAGAAGACGCGCGTGCGCGCACGGTTGCCCTCGGCGGCATCCCGGCCGACTCGATGTTCGCAAACGTCTATTCCGAGCCGCACCCAGTGATCGAAGAGCAGCGTGCCTGGCTGGCCCGCTATGAAGCATCGATGGGGGAGGACGCATCATGA
- a CDS encoding alpha-ketoacid dehydrogenase subunit beta translates to MSETTTMPLGKALNAGLRRALSENDRVVLTGEDIGPLGGVFRVTEGLQAEFGPQRVVDTPLAESGIIGTAIGLALAGFRPVCEIQFDGFVFPGFDQITTQLAKFTNRHEGAVSMPVVIRIPYGGHIGAIEHHQESPEAYFTHTAGLRVVSPSTANDAYWMIQDAIASDDPVIFLEPKAKYWQKGEVDISERAIDLHASRVVRRGTDVTLVGHGAMVTTLLQAAALAEAEGTSCEVIDVRSLSPIDYAPILDSVRRTGRMVYAQEAPGFTSVGSEVAATVTERAFYSLEAPVLRVSGFDVPFPPAKLEGVYLPDPDRILEAVDRALAY, encoded by the coding sequence ATGAGCGAAACCACAACGATGCCCCTCGGCAAGGCGCTCAATGCGGGCCTTCGCCGCGCGCTGAGCGAAAACGATCGTGTGGTACTGACTGGCGAAGACATCGGGCCGCTCGGTGGCGTCTTCCGCGTGACCGAGGGTCTGCAGGCCGAATTCGGGCCGCAGCGAGTCGTCGACACACCCCTTGCGGAGTCCGGAATCATCGGCACGGCGATCGGCCTCGCTCTGGCGGGCTTTCGCCCCGTGTGCGAGATCCAGTTCGATGGCTTTGTCTTTCCCGGCTTCGACCAGATCACAACGCAGCTTGCGAAGTTTACGAACCGCCATGAGGGCGCAGTCAGCATGCCCGTTGTCATTCGAATTCCCTACGGTGGGCACATCGGCGCAATTGAGCACCACCAGGAAAGCCCCGAGGCATACTTCACCCACACGGCGGGTCTTCGTGTGGTGAGCCCCTCGACGGCGAACGACGCCTACTGGATGATTCAGGATGCCATCGCCTCCGACGACCCGGTGATCTTTCTCGAGCCGAAAGCCAAATATTGGCAAAAGGGCGAAGTGGATATCTCGGAGCGCGCGATCGACCTCCACGCCAGCCGTGTCGTACGCCGCGGAACCGACGTGACCCTCGTCGGTCATGGCGCGATGGTCACAACGCTGCTGCAGGCGGCTGCGCTCGCCGAGGCAGAGGGCACCAGTTGCGAGGTCATTGATGTGCGCTCGTTGTCGCCCATCGACTACGCGCCGATTCTCGATTCGGTGCGTCGCACCGGGCGCATGGTCTACGCGCAAGAAGCCCCCGGCTTCACGAGCGTCGGGAGCGAAGTGGCGGCGACCGTAACCGAGCGCGCTTTCTACTCTCTCGAAGCCCCCGTTCTTCGGGTTTCGGGTTTCGATGTTCCGTTCCCGCCCGCGAAGCTCGAGGGCGTATATCTGCCCGACCCCGATCGCATCCTCGAAGCCGTCGACCGCGCGCTCGCGTACTGA
- a CDS encoding DNA-3-methyladenine glycosylase, with protein sequence MPGAAAVTADWQSGRRPARRDDLVALPLNVAPRLLDGVLEVHNGERLVALRITEVEAYHGLGTGDVPDPGSHARMGRTPRNATMWGAPGFLYVYLSHGIHTCVNIVCSPDGVAGAVLLRAGDVVEGADAAADRRPAARTARDYARGPGRLAAALGLRHPVHDGMDAISGSELAGATARLWLASAQQVGVASGPRVGVAGVAGTDAFPWRFWIRGDRTVSPFRWGRDAAPQVKSTRPSVLE encoded by the coding sequence GTGCCAGGTGCCGCTGCAGTGACAGCGGACTGGCAGTCGGGTCGCCGACCGGCCCGACGCGACGATCTCGTAGCGCTGCCGCTCAACGTTGCACCTCGCCTCCTCGACGGGGTTCTCGAGGTACACAACGGCGAGCGGCTGGTTGCACTGCGTATCACCGAGGTTGAGGCGTACCACGGTCTCGGGACGGGCGACGTGCCAGACCCGGGCTCGCACGCGCGTATGGGTCGCACACCTCGCAACGCGACGATGTGGGGCGCACCTGGATTTCTTTACGTCTACCTCAGTCATGGCATTCACACCTGCGTCAACATCGTGTGCAGCCCCGACGGGGTCGCGGGCGCTGTCCTTTTGCGCGCCGGTGACGTCGTCGAAGGCGCGGATGCCGCAGCCGACCGCCGACCAGCAGCTCGCACTGCGCGTGACTACGCGCGCGGGCCCGGACGACTCGCAGCGGCGCTGGGGCTTCGCCATCCCGTGCATGACGGAATGGACGCGATTTCCGGGAGTGAGTTAGCCGGCGCAACGGCGCGACTTTGGCTGGCGAGCGCGCAGCAGGTGGGGGTGGCATCCGGGCCGCGCGTCGGTGTCGCGGGGGTGGCGGGGACCGACGCTTTTCCATGGCGGTTCTGGATCCGGGGTGACCGCACGGTCTCACCGTTTCGCTGGGGTCGGGATGCTGCGCCCCAAGTCAAGTCGACACGCCCGAGCGTGTTAGAGTAG
- a CDS encoding dihydrolipoamide acetyltransferase family protein: protein MSTQTFLLPDVGEGLTEAEIVSWRVAPGDTVAVNDVLVEIETAKSLVELPSPFEGTVGDLLAAEGDTVEVGAPIITIGSGAAAPREQPAAPAEEADAGGSVLVGYGTGGQVASRRRKPAEKPVTSAVGVVAKPPIRKLARDLGVDLTEVSPSGASGEVLREDVVRHASQASVFRNIETPEWPEVREETIAVSEPAPAATTDAREESIPVRGVRKATASAMTSSAYTAPHVSVWTDVDASRTMELVKRLKASPDFADTKVSPLLIMARAVIWAVRRTPMVNAAWIDDSEGGGAQINVRHYVNLGIAAATPRGLLVPNIKDAQDLNMRGLAQSLEKLTLTAREGKTTPADQQNGTITITNIGVFGMDAGTPIINPGEVGIVALGTIRQKPWVVDGEVRPRWVTTVSGSFDHRVVDGDGVSRFIADIASILEEPALLLD from the coding sequence ATGAGCACCCAGACCTTTCTCCTCCCCGATGTCGGCGAGGGATTGACCGAAGCCGAGATCGTTTCGTGGCGCGTCGCCCCCGGTGACACCGTTGCTGTCAACGATGTGCTCGTCGAGATCGAAACCGCCAAGTCTCTCGTTGAGTTGCCCTCGCCGTTCGAGGGCACCGTCGGCGATCTTCTCGCCGCAGAGGGTGACACGGTCGAGGTCGGAGCGCCGATCATTACGATCGGCAGTGGCGCTGCTGCGCCTCGTGAGCAGCCAGCGGCCCCCGCCGAAGAAGCGGATGCCGGAGGCTCAGTACTCGTCGGCTACGGAACGGGCGGTCAGGTGGCATCGCGTCGCCGCAAGCCCGCTGAGAAGCCCGTGACTTCGGCGGTCGGCGTCGTAGCTAAGCCACCGATTCGTAAGCTCGCGCGCGACCTCGGCGTTGATCTCACCGAAGTCAGCCCGAGTGGCGCCTCCGGCGAAGTGCTGCGCGAAGATGTCGTTCGCCACGCATCGCAGGCGAGCGTCTTCCGCAACATCGAGACCCCCGAGTGGCCCGAGGTGCGCGAAGAGACCATCGCGGTATCTGAGCCTGCTCCCGCGGCGACGACCGATGCCCGCGAAGAGTCGATTCCCGTGCGTGGTGTGCGAAAAGCGACTGCCAGCGCGATGACGAGCAGTGCTTACACCGCTCCGCACGTGTCGGTGTGGACCGATGTCGATGCGAGCCGCACGATGGAACTCGTCAAGCGGCTCAAAGCGTCGCCAGATTTTGCTGACACCAAGGTCTCGCCGTTGCTCATCATGGCGCGTGCCGTGATCTGGGCGGTGCGGCGTACGCCGATGGTCAACGCCGCCTGGATCGATGACTCCGAAGGGGGCGGCGCACAGATCAACGTGCGCCACTACGTCAATCTCGGTATCGCTGCCGCGACACCGCGCGGACTGCTCGTGCCGAACATCAAAGACGCGCAGGACCTGAATATGCGCGGACTGGCGCAGTCGCTCGAAAAGCTGACTCTCACCGCTCGTGAGGGTAAGACGACACCTGCCGACCAGCAGAACGGCACGATCACGATCACGAACATCGGCGTATTCGGCATGGACGCCGGTACTCCGATCATCAATCCTGGCGAGGTCGGGATCGTCGCGTTGGGAACGATCCGTCAGAAGCCGTGGGTCGTCGACGGAGAAGTGCGGCCCCGCTGGGTCACGACAGTGTCGGGATCGTTCGACCACCGGGTCGTCGACGGCGACGGTGTCTCGCGCTTCATCGCCGACATCGCATCGATTCTCGAAGAGCCCGCGCTGCTGCTCGACTAG
- a CDS encoding histidinol-phosphate transaminase, protein MTEPIPVRIRPEIAALPAYRQGRQAGADAYKLSSNENPFDPLPTVISALHATTGVNRYPDAAATRLRERLADRYGVSVDEVHVAAGSVSILYQLALAACGPRDELMFAWRSFEAYPNLGAVAGAITVQVPLAEGARHDLDAMAAAVTDRTRMIIVCSPNNPTGPVVHQDEFDSFVAAVPRDVLIVLDEAYAEFVTDPDAVSGPRVLAGDYPNVVILRTFSKAYGLAGLRVGYAIGNSRILDAARSTAIPLSVTGQAEAAALASLDAEPELLERVSVIAERRDRLVDGLRAQGWNVPDAQGNFVWLATGAHTVDFVPAFEAGGIVVRAFAGDGIRISVGEHESVEKVLHITASVVKNLPERHPARGLA, encoded by the coding sequence GTGACCGAGCCGATTCCCGTGCGCATCCGCCCAGAGATTGCCGCCCTTCCTGCCTACCGCCAAGGACGCCAAGCGGGAGCTGACGCCTACAAGCTCTCGAGCAATGAGAACCCGTTTGACCCGCTGCCCACGGTCATTTCGGCGCTGCACGCGACGACAGGTGTCAACAGATATCCGGATGCCGCAGCCACCCGCCTCCGGGAGCGTCTCGCCGACCGGTACGGAGTATCGGTGGATGAAGTGCACGTCGCCGCCGGTAGCGTCTCGATTCTTTACCAGCTCGCCCTCGCGGCGTGCGGCCCGCGCGACGAACTCATGTTTGCGTGGCGCTCATTCGAGGCATACCCGAACCTCGGGGCCGTCGCCGGAGCGATCACAGTGCAGGTGCCGCTCGCTGAGGGTGCCCGACACGATCTTGATGCCATGGCCGCAGCGGTCACTGATCGCACGCGAATGATCATCGTCTGCAGCCCCAACAACCCCACGGGGCCGGTGGTCCATCAAGACGAATTCGACAGTTTCGTTGCAGCCGTTCCCCGCGATGTCCTTATCGTCCTCGATGAGGCCTACGCCGAGTTCGTGACTGATCCCGACGCTGTGAGCGGTCCGCGGGTGCTTGCGGGCGACTACCCCAACGTCGTGATTCTGCGCACTTTCTCGAAGGCGTATGGGCTCGCGGGGCTGCGGGTTGGGTATGCGATCGGCAATTCACGCATTTTGGATGCTGCGCGCAGCACCGCCATTCCGCTGTCAGTGACGGGCCAGGCAGAGGCCGCGGCCCTCGCCAGCCTCGACGCTGAACCCGAGCTTCTGGAGCGTGTGAGTGTCATCGCTGAGCGTCGCGATCGTCTCGTCGACGGTCTTCGCGCTCAGGGCTGGAACGTCCCGGATGCGCAGGGGAACTTCGTGTGGCTCGCAACCGGCGCACACACGGTTGACTTCGTACCGGCGTTCGAGGCGGGCGGCATTGTGGTGCGCGCATTTGCGGGTGACGGCATCCGAATTTCGGTGGGAGAGCACGAATCTGTAGAGAAAGTCCTACACATCACTGCTTCCGTTGTGAAGAACCTCCCAGAACGCCATCCGGCGCGGGGGTTAGCGTAG
- a CDS encoding metal ABC transporter ATP-binding protein: MDAGERSRPRRRARQVTADAAPLRITGAALRRDGRELWSGLDLEVAPGEMIAVLGPSGAGKTTLLRAVLGLDRLSQGSIEALGEPVRRAGNRRIGYIPQQRPLPRDTAMRGRDLIALGVDGHRFGFPLPRRGDRERIDHLLEDVDGATFGDRAVGVLSGGEQQRLRVGQALADDPKLLLCDEPLTSLDLANQQAVIRLIDRHRRERDAAVLLVTHDINPVLAAVDRILYIANGRFTLGAPEEVLTSEVLSDLYGAPVFVLRAGGRLVVVGAPDAEESHHHHHDDEDQA; the protein is encoded by the coding sequence ATGGATGCAGGAGAACGTAGCCGCCCTCGCCGGCGCGCTAGACAAGTGACCGCTGACGCGGCGCCGCTTCGGATTACCGGGGCGGCGCTTCGTCGCGACGGTCGAGAGCTCTGGTCGGGCCTCGACCTCGAAGTTGCGCCCGGCGAGATGATCGCGGTCCTCGGCCCGAGCGGCGCAGGCAAAACGACACTTCTTCGGGCGGTTCTCGGCCTCGACAGACTGTCTCAGGGCAGCATCGAAGCGCTCGGTGAGCCGGTCCGACGAGCGGGAAATCGGCGAATCGGGTACATCCCTCAGCAGCGACCGCTGCCGCGGGACACTGCCATGCGAGGTCGTGACCTCATAGCTCTCGGCGTCGATGGACACCGCTTTGGCTTCCCGCTTCCACGCCGAGGCGATCGGGAGCGCATCGACCATCTCCTCGAAGATGTCGACGGCGCCACGTTCGGGGATCGAGCGGTCGGTGTGCTTTCGGGCGGCGAACAGCAGCGTCTTCGAGTGGGGCAAGCTCTCGCGGATGACCCCAAGCTTCTGCTCTGCGACGAACCCCTCACGAGCCTCGACCTCGCGAATCAGCAAGCGGTTATTCGACTCATCGACCGGCATCGGCGTGAGCGCGACGCCGCGGTGCTGTTGGTGACGCACGACATCAACCCCGTGCTTGCGGCGGTCGACCGCATCCTTTACATCGCCAACGGTCGCTTCACGCTGGGCGCGCCCGAGGAGGTTCTGACCTCTGAGGTGCTGAGTGATTTGTACGGTGCGCCGGTGTTCGTCCTGCGTGCCGGTGGCAGGCTCGTGGTCGTCGGGGCGCCCGATGCTGAAGAATCACACCATCACCACCATGACGATGAGGACCAAGCATGA